From Vigna unguiculata cultivar IT97K-499-35 chromosome 5, ASM411807v1, whole genome shotgun sequence, the proteins below share one genomic window:
- the LOC114184554 gene encoding uncharacterized protein LOC114184554 gives MENNFNEDDVINRMSRYQFSIIHLQDEDLPADFGNYLRQGSFKYIYLYGPRKTVKCKLLLRNHPKKSSKIGSGWKEFCTAHGFHQTIDLVFEVDHMKSNQNVKVLTYSFNNNSQRNYGQNKNNSSAGGRSDVVTGSHSVSKNKVVKYPFQVIQSLQNRFNLDDETTRQHNYSDTTNDDSATITDDEFLNIGEPCLECQYCKAQLWYEERAEKCNTSKGVEFSLCCQKGKVQIPLLKRPPNLLEGLLNGEDQRSKSFLQNIRVYNSMFSFTSIGGKIDNSMNNGSAPPQFILNGQNYHRIGSLLPEHGSKPKFAQLYIYDTENEMTNRVKHFSSNTKESVIDESLVADLIQMIDNHNVLAKTFRRVRDLSLEHMESDFTLRLFRGRNKDPRVYNTPSCDEIAALIVGDFGNMDVGRDIVVKKCSGELTRLHETHTAFIPLQYPLMFPYGEDGYQEDIPIRECHSKTKSRVRVRISLREFIAFRIQQRAVEAGNIVNACRLFQQFLVDCYTMVEAQRLSFIRANQKLIRCDILNGLQEAVNRGETDPSLIGRRIVLPASFTGGTRYMFNNCQDAMAICKKFGYPDLFITITCNVNWSEIKEFVLAKGLSPSDRPDIVCRVFKMKLDEMMTDFKKKDFFGKSTAGMYTVEFQKRGLPHAHILLWLDGESKLKNSIDIDKVISAELPNSDLYPKLEKVVSSYMIHGPCEPARHNSPCMKEGRCSKFYPKKFTSSTSIDEDGYPCYRRLDNGRFVEKNGIKLDNRSVVPYNPPLLMRYQAHVNTEYCNKTNSIKYLFKYVNKGPDRATLKISKNSAQSEKSTIIDEIKRYYDCRYLSPCEAAWRIFAFDIHHRWPPVQRLTFHLLGQQSALFKDDDDINVVFNRYENANTMFLAWFEANKVYEEGKQLTYSEFPSKFVWFAKEKEWKPRKKGYNIGRLTYIPPGSGELYYLRILLTIQKGCIDYESIKTIDGKYYETYQEACYVLGLLADDKEYIDAIKEASEFACGYQLRRLFVTLLSMNTISKPDIVWNSTWSILCDGILYQKRKEMNLPGLQIETAELQKLCLLEIEEMLMSNGRSLKDYPSLPQLDLSDVHTFNNRFIVDELQYNKQDMAKEHDSLFKALNDEQIDVYQHIMTAVLSKKGGFFFLYGYGGTGKTFMWKTLSAGLRSKGMIVLNVASSGIASLLLPGGKTADSTFCIPLLINEESTCNIAQGSLRAKLLMATSLIIWDEAPMMNRMCFEAFDRTLRDIMRNVDDANKDKPFGGKAVVLGGDFRQILPVIKKGSKFDIIKSSINYSELWNCCKVLKLSKNMRLSTTSNTETANDIQEFADWILKIGDAKMDLNENGECIVEIPEQILITNTDLPLLSLFEFVYPEFVVNMLNPNYFDDGAILCPTNDSVEQVNDFMLSLIGGDEVTYLSSDTPCQSDEQDEVQSEWFTSEFLNDIKCSGIPNHKLKLKTGVPIMLLRNIDHAKGLCNGTRLQVKHLGKNVICATVITGKNIGDSIFIPRMDLVPSDSGLPFKFQRRQFPISLCFAMTINKSQGQTLSRVGLYLPQPVFTHGQLYVAISRVKTKRGLKILILDEDGKVTNTTKNVVYKEIFETL, from the exons CTTTTAACAATAACAGTCAGAGAAATTATGGACAAAATAAGAACAATTCCAGTGCAG GTGGAAGATCAGATGTTGTAACTGGGTCGCATTCTGTTTCTAAGAATAAAGTTGTGAAATATCCTTTTCAAGTCATACAATCACTTCAAAACAGATTCAATCTTGATGATGAAACAACAAGACAACATAATTATTCAGACACAACAAACGATGATTCAGCAACAATAACAGATGATG AATTCCTCAATATTGGAGAACCTTGCTTGGAATGCCAATACTGTAAAGCTCAACTTTGGTATGAAGAAAGAGCAGAAAAATGTAACACATCAAAGGGAGTTGAATTCTCATTGTgttgtcaaaagggaaaagtaCAAATTCCACTATTAAAAAGACCACctaatcttcttgaaggtttgTTAAATGGTGAAGATCAGAGAAGcaaatcatttttacaaaacaTAAGAGTATACAATAGCATGTTTTCATTTACTTCAATTGGTGGTAAGATTGATAATTCAATGAACAATGGTTCTGCTCCTCCACAATTTATTCTGAATGGACAGAACTATCACCGTATTGGCAGTTTATTGCCAGAGCATGGATCAAAGCCAAAGTTTGCACAGCTCTACATATATGATACCGAGAATGAAATGACTAACAGAGTCAAGCATTTCAG ttcaaacaCAAAGGAATCTGTTATAGATGAATCATTGGTTGCTGATTTGATTCAAATGATTGACAATCACAATGTTCTTGCGAAAACTTTTAGAAGAGTAAGAGATTTGTCACTGGAACATATGGAATCAGATTTCACGCTAAGACTATTTAGAGGCAGAAACAAAGACCCTAGAGTCTACAATACACCTTCATGTGATGAAATAGCTGCACTTATAGTTGGTGATTTTGGCAATATGGATGTAGGCAGAGATATAGTGGTCAAAAAATGTTCTGGTGAATTAACAAGACTGCACGAAACTCACACCGCTTTCATTCCACTGCAATATCCTCTCATGTTTCCATATGGAGAAGATGGTTATCAAGAGGATATACCAATAAGAGAATgtcattcaaaaacaaaatccagGGTAAGAGTTAGAATTTCTTTGCGAGAATTTATTGCCTTTAGAATACAACAAAGAGCTGTAGAAGCAGGAAATATTGTGAATGCATGCAGATTGTTCCAACAGTTTCTGGTGGATTGCTATACAATGGTTGAAGCGCAAAGGTTGTCATTCATCAGAGCGAATCAGAAGTTAATTCGCTGTGATATTCTTAATGGATTACAAGAAGCTGTTAATAGAGGAGAGACAGATCCTTCTTTAATTGGAAGACGTATTGTCTTGCCTGCTTCTTTCACTGGTGGTACCAGATACATGTTCAACAATTGTCAAGATGCTATggcaatttgtaaaaaatttggatatCCTGATTTGTTCATTACTATAACATGCAATGTCAATTGGagtgaaataaaagaatttgtcTTAGCAAAAGGCTTATCACCTTCGGATAGACCTGATATTGTATGTAGAGTGTTCAAAATGAAGCTGGATGAAATGATGacagattttaagaaaaaggaCTTCTTTGGAAAAAGCACTGCAG GAATGTACACAGTAGAATTCCAAAAAAGAGGTCTACCTCATGCACATATACTTTTATGGTTGGATGGAGAAAGCAAGTTGAAGAATTCAATTgatattgataaagtaatatCAGCTGAATTGCCAAATTCTGATTTGTACCCCAAATTGGAAAAAGTTGTCTCAAGTTACATGATTCATGGACCATGCGAACCTGCAAGACATAATTCACCTTGCATGAAGGAAGGAAgatgttctaaattttatccaaaaaaattcacatcttCGACTTCAATTGACGAAGACGGATATCCATGCTATAGAAGACTTGATAATGGTAGATTTGTTGAGAAGAATGGAATTAAGCTGGACAATAGAAGTGTTGTTCCCTACAATCCACCACTTCTAATGAGGTATCAAGCACACGTCAATACAGAGTATTGCAACAAGACCAATTCAatcaaatatttgttcaaatatgtgaACAAAGGTCCAGACAGAGCTACTCTTAAAATAAGCAAAAACTCTGCACAGTCTgaaaaatcaaccattattgATGAGATCAAAAGGTATTACGACTGTAGGTATCTATCACCATGTGAAGCTGCTTGGAGAATATTTGCTTTTGACATCCATCATAGATGGCCTCCTGTTCAGAGATTGACCTTTCATCTTCTTGGCCAACAATCAgctttgtttaaagatgatgatgatattaatgTGGTCTTCAACAGATACGAAAATGCTAACACAATgtttctagcttggtttgaGGCTAACAAAGTTTATGAGGAAGGAAAACAATTGACTTATTCAGAATTTCCAAGTAAATTTGTGTGGTTtgccaaagaaaaagaatggaaaccaaggaagaaaggCTACAACATTGGTAGACTTACTTATATTCCTCCTGGGTCTGGAGAACTTTATTATTTGAGGATATTACTGACCATTcaaaaaggttgtattgatTATGAAAGCATTAAGACAATTGATGGAAAGTATTATGAAACATACCAAGAAGCTTGCTATGTTTTGGGATTGTTGGCTGATGACAAagaatatattgatgcaatcaAAGAAGCAAGTGAATTTGCTTGTGGGTATCAACTTAGAAgattatttgttactttgttgTCCATGAATACAATTTCTAAACCAGATATAGTTTGGAATTCTACTTGGAGTATCTTATGTGATGgaattttgtaccaaaaaagGAAGGAGATGAACTTACCAG GTCTTCAAATTGAGACTGCTGAATTACAAAAACTATGTCTGCTGGAAATAGAGGAAATGCTAATGTCAAATGGTAGAAGTTTGAAAGATTATCCTTCATTACCTCAACTTGATCTTTCAGATGTACATACattcaataatagatttattgttgATGAGCTGCAATATAATAAACAAGACATGGCGAAAGAACATGACAGTTTGTTTAAAGCACTCAATGATGAACAAATTGATGTATATCAGCATATCATGACAGCAGTTCTTTCAAAGAAGGGAggattctttttcttatatggcTATGGTGGTACAGGTAAGACTTTTATGTGGAAGACATTGTCGGCTGGTCTAAGAAGCAAAGGCATGATTGTTTTGAACGTAGCATCAAGTGGAATTGCTTCTTTATTACTTCCTGGTGGAAAAACAGCAGACTCTACCTTTTGCATCCCACTGTTAATTAATGAAGAATCAACTTGCAACATAGCACAAGGTAGTCTTAGGGCAAAACTTCTTATGGCTACCAGTTTGATTAtctgggatgaagcaccaatgatGAATAGAATGTGTTTTGAGGCATTTGATAGAACACTAAGAGATATTATGCGAAATGTTGATGATGCCAATAAAGACAAACCATTTGGTGGCAAAGCAGTTGTGTTAGGAGGTGACTTTAGACAAATTCTACCAGTTATCAAAAAAGGATCTAAGTTTGATATCATAAAATCATCAATCAACTATTCAGAGTTATGGAATTGTTGTAAAGTGCTAAAGTTATCCAAGAACATGAGATTAAGTACTACATCAAATACTGAAACAGCCAATGATATTCaagaatttgctgattggattTTGAAGATTGGAGACGCAAAAATGGAtctaaatgagaatggtgagtgCATTGTTGAAATTCCCGAACAGATCCTGATTACAAACACAGATTTACCTTTATTGTCATTGTTTGAATTTGTCTATCCTGAATTTGTGGTTAACATGTTGAATcctaattattttgatgatggagcAATTTTGTGCCCAACAAATGATTCTGTAGAGCAAGTAAATGATTTCATGTTGTCCTTAATTGGTGGTGATGAGGTGACTTATTTAAGTTCAGATACACCTTGCCAATCTGATGAACAAGATGAAGTGCAATCTGAATGGTTTACAtctgaatttttaaatgatatcaaatgttcagGGATACCAAATCATAAACTGAAGTTGAAAACAGGTGTTCCAATTATGCTCTTGAGAAACATTGATCATGCAAAAGGTTTATGCAATGGCACAAGATTGCAAGTCAAACATTTAGGCAAGAATGTAATATGTGCAACTGTAATTACCGGAAAAAACATTGGTGACAGCATTTTTATACCAAGAATGGATTTAGTGCCATCTGATTCAGGGTtgcctttcaaatttcaaagaagacaaTTTCCGATATCTTTATGCTTTGCAATGACGATTAACAAAAGTCAAGGACAAACACTTTCTAGAGTCGGCCTTTATCTTCCACAACCTGTATTCACACATGGCCAACTATATGTTGCTATTTCTAGAGTCAAAACCAAAAGAggattgaaaatacttatattggatgaagatggaaaggtaacaaacacaactaaaaacgttgtgtacaaagaaatttttgaaactctttga